From Oncorhynchus keta strain PuntledgeMale-10-30-2019 chromosome 25, Oket_V2, whole genome shotgun sequence, one genomic window encodes:
- the si:dkey-3h3.3 gene encoding E3 ubiquitin-protein ligase DTX3L isoform X1 → MMTNASLKEVFSDVTLTVDPNTFKEPNQVKYLLTGCGNRVTGTLHYEVRGSFDEIEDLFVKMSSLDRYAAPNLRDSPLRHQQRPRSPPSPVKPVAIVGAVWDFIQQRCSKELKRIQGKDVLIHKPRDKMVVTFQSHRKGSVWVHFARERFVTFYQRLATDLKVQTYSLDPQYYKSLQGQFPELLIEGGPSKDNITVTGRYMHIVMLEDFLRHGSSSPVTSQRPLTPQRVNPRASGTTRNKQSDDDDEEESCPICLETIKEDRKKTLACKHSFCRGCLEEAFKAKPVCPTCGAVYGELKGTQPKGGTMAVTQERSSLSGYDKYGTIVIQYHIPSGIQKEEHPNPGQNYQGVSRTAYLPDSSEGRNVLALLKRAFDQRLTFTIGRSSTTGMENMVTWNDIHHKTSRRGGTSCYGYPDPDYLRRLQDELKVKGIY, encoded by the exons ATGATGACAAATGCGTCATTGAAAGAG GTATTTTCAGATGTCACTCTCACTGTAGATCCGAACACTTTCAAAGAGCCCAACCAGGTGAAGTACCTTCTCACTGGATGTGGTAACCGCGTTACAGGAACCTTGCATTATGAAGTGCGGGGATCATTTGATGAAATAGAGGACCTGTTTGTGAAGATGTCAAGTCTAGACAGATATGCCGCCCCCAATCTCAGAGACAGTCCTCTTCGTCACCAGCAGCGTCCTCGGTCACCACCTAGTCCAGTGAAACCAGTGGCGATAGTTGGAGCCGTTTGGGATTTCATCCAACAGAGATGCTCAAAGGAGTTGAAGAGAATCCAAGGGAAAGACGTCTTAATTCATAAACCTCGTGACAAAATGGTGGTGACCTTTCAAAGCCACAGAAAAGGCTCGGTTTGGGTTCATTTCGCCAGAGAGCGCTTTGTCACGTTCTATCAGAGACTCGCCACAGATCTGAAAGTGCAGACTTACAGTTTGGATCCACAATACTACAAAAGCTTGCAGGGACAGTTTCCAGAACTTTTGATTGAAGGAGGCCCCAGTAAAGACAATATTACAGTGACAGGGCGCTACATGCACATTGTGATGTTGGAGGATTTTCTACGGCACGGTTCCAGTTCCCCTGTGACATCACAACGACCCCTGACACCCCAGAGAGTTAACCCCCGAGCCTCTGGTACTACACGCAACAAGCAATCGGACGACGACGACGAAGAAGAGTCATGTCCGATTTGTCTGGAAACCATTAAAGAGGACAGAAAGAAGACGTTGGCATGTAAACACTCGTTCTGTAGAGGCTGTCTGGAGGAGGCGTTCAAGGCCAAACCTGTCTGTCCAACCTGTGGGGCAGTCTATGGGGAACTGAAGGGGACGCAGCCAAAGGGAGGGACTATGGCTGTTACTCAGGAAAGATCTTCTTTGTCTGGATATGACAAGTATGGAACAATCGTGATTCAGTACCACATTCCAAGTGGAATACAGAAG GAGGAGCATCCCAACCCAGGTCAGAATTACCAGGGTGTGTCACGTACAGCGTATCTCCCAGATTCCTCAGAGGGCAGGAATGTTCTGGCTCTCCTGAAGAGGGCCTTCGACCAGCGACTCACGTTCACCATTGGCCGATCTTCCACCACAGGCATGGAAAACATGGTCACGTGGAACGACATCCACCATAAAACCTCCAGGAGAGGAGGCACCAGTTG CTATGGATACCCTGACCCCGACTACCTGAGACGTCTACAGGATGAACTGAAGGTCAAAGGAATCTATTGA
- the si:dkey-3h3.3 gene encoding probable E3 ubiquitin-protein ligase DTX3 isoform X3, whose translation MSSLDRYAAPNLRDSPLRHQQRPRSPPSPVKPVAIVGAVWDFIQQRCSKELKRIQGKDVLIHKPRDKMVVTFQSHRKGSVWVHFARERFVTFYQRLATDLKVQTYSLDPQYYKSLQGQFPELLIEGGPSKDNITVTGRYMHIVMLEDFLRHGSSSPVTSQRPLTPQRVNPRASGTTRNKQSDDDDEEESCPICLETIKEDRKKTLACKHSFCRGCLEEAFKAKPVCPTCGAVYGELKGTQPKGGTMAVTQERSSLSGYDKYGTIVIQYHIPSGIQKEEHPNPGQNYQGVSRTAYLPDSSEGRNVLALLKRAFDQRLTFTIGRSSTTGMENMVTWNDIHHKTSRRGGTSCYGYPDPDYLRRLQDELKVKGIY comes from the exons ATGTCAAGTCTAGACAGATATGCCGCCCCCAATCTCAGAGACAGTCCTCTTCGTCACCAGCAGCGTCCTCGGTCACCACCTAGTCCAGTGAAACCAGTGGCGATAGTTGGAGCCGTTTGGGATTTCATCCAACAGAGATGCTCAAAGGAGTTGAAGAGAATCCAAGGGAAAGACGTCTTAATTCATAAACCTCGTGACAAAATGGTGGTGACCTTTCAAAGCCACAGAAAAGGCTCGGTTTGGGTTCATTTCGCCAGAGAGCGCTTTGTCACGTTCTATCAGAGACTCGCCACAGATCTGAAAGTGCAGACTTACAGTTTGGATCCACAATACTACAAAAGCTTGCAGGGACAGTTTCCAGAACTTTTGATTGAAGGAGGCCCCAGTAAAGACAATATTACAGTGACAGGGCGCTACATGCACATTGTGATGTTGGAGGATTTTCTACGGCACGGTTCCAGTTCCCCTGTGACATCACAACGACCCCTGACACCCCAGAGAGTTAACCCCCGAGCCTCTGGTACTACACGCAACAAGCAATCGGACGACGACGACGAAGAAGAGTCATGTCCGATTTGTCTGGAAACCATTAAAGAGGACAGAAAGAAGACGTTGGCATGTAAACACTCGTTCTGTAGAGGCTGTCTGGAGGAGGCGTTCAAGGCCAAACCTGTCTGTCCAACCTGTGGGGCAGTCTATGGGGAACTGAAGGGGACGCAGCCAAAGGGAGGGACTATGGCTGTTACTCAGGAAAGATCTTCTTTGTCTGGATATGACAAGTATGGAACAATCGTGATTCAGTACCACATTCCAAGTGGAATACAGAAG GAGGAGCATCCCAACCCAGGTCAGAATTACCAGGGTGTGTCACGTACAGCGTATCTCCCAGATTCCTCAGAGGGCAGGAATGTTCTGGCTCTCCTGAAGAGGGCCTTCGACCAGCGACTCACGTTCACCATTGGCCGATCTTCCACCACAGGCATGGAAAACATGGTCACGTGGAACGACATCCACCATAAAACCTCCAGGAGAGGAGGCACCAGTTG CTATGGATACCCTGACCCCGACTACCTGAGACGTCTACAGGATGAACTGAAGGTCAAAGGAATCTATTGA
- the si:dkey-3h3.3 gene encoding uncharacterized protein si:dkey-3h3.3 isoform X2: MMTNASLKEVFSDVTLTVDPNTFKEPNQVKYLLTGCGNRVTGTLHYEVRGSFDEIEDLFVKMSSLDRYAAPNLRDSPLRHQQRPRSPPSPVKPVAIVGAVWDFIQQRCSKELKRIQGKDVLIHKPRDKMVVTFQSHRKGSVWVHFARERFVTFYQRLATDLKVQTYSLDPQYYKSLQGQFPELLIEGGPSKDNITVTGRYMHIVMLEDFLRHGSSSPVTSQRPLTPQRVNPRASGTTRNKQSDDDDEEESCPICLETIKEDRKKTLACKHSFCRGCLEEAFKAKPVCPTCGAVYGELKGTQPKGGTMAVTQERSSLSGYDKYGTIVIQYHIPSGIQKRMSFLQRDDGQNPKHPPFYVIKMRKSTQSLAHVDPLMLY; this comes from the exons ATGATGACAAATGCGTCATTGAAAGAG GTATTTTCAGATGTCACTCTCACTGTAGATCCGAACACTTTCAAAGAGCCCAACCAGGTGAAGTACCTTCTCACTGGATGTGGTAACCGCGTTACAGGAACCTTGCATTATGAAGTGCGGGGATCATTTGATGAAATAGAGGACCTGTTTGTGAAGATGTCAAGTCTAGACAGATATGCCGCCCCCAATCTCAGAGACAGTCCTCTTCGTCACCAGCAGCGTCCTCGGTCACCACCTAGTCCAGTGAAACCAGTGGCGATAGTTGGAGCCGTTTGGGATTTCATCCAACAGAGATGCTCAAAGGAGTTGAAGAGAATCCAAGGGAAAGACGTCTTAATTCATAAACCTCGTGACAAAATGGTGGTGACCTTTCAAAGCCACAGAAAAGGCTCGGTTTGGGTTCATTTCGCCAGAGAGCGCTTTGTCACGTTCTATCAGAGACTCGCCACAGATCTGAAAGTGCAGACTTACAGTTTGGATCCACAATACTACAAAAGCTTGCAGGGACAGTTTCCAGAACTTTTGATTGAAGGAGGCCCCAGTAAAGACAATATTACAGTGACAGGGCGCTACATGCACATTGTGATGTTGGAGGATTTTCTACGGCACGGTTCCAGTTCCCCTGTGACATCACAACGACCCCTGACACCCCAGAGAGTTAACCCCCGAGCCTCTGGTACTACACGCAACAAGCAATCGGACGACGACGACGAAGAAGAGTCATGTCCGATTTGTCTGGAAACCATTAAAGAGGACAGAAAGAAGACGTTGGCATGTAAACACTCGTTCTGTAGAGGCTGTCTGGAGGAGGCGTTCAAGGCCAAACCTGTCTGTCCAACCTGTGGGGCAGTCTATGGGGAACTGAAGGGGACGCAGCCAAAGGGAGGGACTATGGCTGTTACTCAGGAAAGATCTTCTTTGTCTGGATATGACAAGTATGGAACAATCGTGATTCAGTACCACATTCCAAGTGGAATACAGAAG CGAATGTCCTTCCTTCAGCGAGACGATGGCCAGAATCCCAAGCACCCACCCTTTTACGTGATCAAGATGCGCAAATCTACACAAAGCCTTGCTCATGTCGATCCTCTCATGTTATACTAA